In Rattus norvegicus strain BN/NHsdMcwi chromosome 1, GRCr8, whole genome shotgun sequence, a genomic segment contains:
- the Dnajb13 gene encoding dnaJ homolog subfamily B member 13 isoform X2: MSSMATLKKCSTSFLEETTPSVVLNEDGYSSTIKDKILTIDVRPGWRQGTRITFEKEGDQGPNIIPADIIFIVKEKLHPRFRREQDNLFFVYPIPLGKALTCCTVEVKTLDDRLLNIPINDIVHPKYFKMVPGEGMPLPEDPTKKGDLFIFFDIQFPTRLTPQKKQMLRQALLT; the protein is encoded by the exons ATGTCTTCCATGGCAACCCTGAAAAAGTGTTCCACGAGTTTTTTGGAGGAGACAACCCCTTCAGTG GTGCTAAATGAAGATGGGTATTCCTCTACCATCAAGGACAAGATCCTGACCATCGATGTGAGGCCTGGGTGGAGGCAGGGCACGCGCATCACCTTTGAGAAGGAAGGGGACcag GGCCCCAACATTATCCCGGCCGATATTATCTTCATCGTAAAGGAGAAGCTGCACCCTCGCTTCCGCAGGGAGCAGGACAACCTCTTCTTTGTGTACCCCATTCCTTTGGGCAAG GCCCTTACCTGCTGCACTGTGGAGGTGAAGACCCTTGATGACCGGCTGCTCAACATCCCCATCAACGACATTGTCCA ccCCAAGTACTTCAAGATGGTGCCAGGTGAGGGGATGCCGCTGCCTGAGGACCCCACCAAGAAGGGAGACCTCTTCATCTTCTTCGACATCCAGTTCCCCACCCGTCTCACACCCCAGAAGAAGCAGATGCTGCGCCAGGCACTGCTGACCTAA